A DNA window from Egibacteraceae bacterium contains the following coding sequences:
- a CDS encoding cysteine desulfurase family protein — MSVYLDHAATTPIDPGVRQAMRPYLEEDFGNPSSLHGHGRAARAAVEAAREQVAAALGVAPLEVLFTSGGTEADNQAVKGIAWGARDAARGAHLVTTAVEHHAVLESVEWLVDHEGFSATVVAVGADGVVDPDRLLAAVRDDTVLVSVMAANNELGTIQPLEAIGPALVERGVPLHTDAVQAFGRAPLDLDGWGVGALALSAHKFNGPKGVGVLVLRRDLAAEPVLHGGGQERGVRSGTLNTPGIVGCGAAAALTASTMDEEIPRLRALRDRLLDGLLAVGDVALNGSAERRLPHNAHVAVNGCDGEALLVALDAAGVAASTGSACQSGAAEPSHVLTAIGADPDVAHLRLTCGRTTTEADVDTAVSTFTDAVKRLRDAGGGYL; from the coding sequence ATGTCCGTCTACCTCGACCATGCCGCCACCACCCCGATCGACCCGGGCGTCCGTCAGGCCATGCGGCCCTACCTGGAGGAGGATTTCGGCAACCCCTCGTCGCTGCACGGTCACGGTCGCGCGGCCCGCGCAGCGGTCGAGGCGGCCCGTGAGCAGGTCGCCGCCGCGCTCGGTGTCGCGCCTCTCGAGGTGCTGTTCACCTCAGGCGGCACGGAGGCTGACAACCAGGCGGTCAAGGGCATCGCCTGGGGCGCCCGTGACGCCGCCCGGGGAGCGCACCTCGTCACGACCGCCGTGGAGCACCATGCGGTCCTCGAGTCGGTCGAGTGGCTCGTCGACCACGAGGGGTTCTCGGCGACGGTCGTCGCGGTCGGCGCGGACGGCGTCGTGGACCCCGACCGCCTCCTCGCCGCGGTCCGCGACGATACGGTGCTCGTCAGCGTCATGGCGGCGAACAACGAGCTCGGCACCATCCAACCGCTCGAGGCGATCGGCCCCGCCCTTGTCGAGCGGGGCGTCCCCCTGCACACCGATGCGGTCCAGGCGTTCGGCCGTGCCCCCCTCGACCTGGACGGCTGGGGCGTCGGTGCCCTCGCGCTGTCGGCGCACAAGTTCAACGGGCCGAAAGGCGTCGGGGTGCTCGTGCTTCGCCGTGACCTGGCCGCCGAGCCGGTCCTGCACGGCGGTGGGCAGGAGCGGGGAGTGCGCTCGGGGACGCTGAACACCCCGGGCATTGTCGGCTGCGGGGCGGCTGCGGCGCTGACCGCGTCGACGATGGACGAGGAGATCCCACGGCTGCGGGCGCTGCGGGACCGGCTGCTCGACGGGCTGCTGGCCGTGGGCGACGTCGCCTTGAACGGGTCGGCCGAGCGGCGCCTGCCCCACAACGCGCACGTCGCGGTCAACGGGTGCGACGGCGAGGCGCTGCTCGTGGCGCTCGACGCCGCGGGGGTCGCCGCCTCGACCGGCTCTGCCTGCCAGTCGGGCGCCGCCGAGCCGAGCCACGTCCTCACCGCCATCGGGGCGGACCCCGACGTCGCCCACCTGCGGCTGACGTGCGGGCGCACCACCACCGAGGCTGACGTCGACACCGCGGTCTCAACGTTCACCGACGCGGTCAAACGGCTGCGCGACGCGGGCGGCGGCTACCTGTAG
- the ligA gene encoding NAD-dependent DNA ligase LigA, whose protein sequence is MRCEVADDQTRRKVEALRTEIEQHRYRYYILSDPHVTDAEFDALVRELAELEARHPELDRPDSPTHKVGAPPSPAFAAVTHRQPMLSLDNAFDREELSAWVDRVTRGLEGVTPAFVCELKVDGVAISLSYVDGRLDQAVTRGDGQSGEDVTPQVRTIAGVPAWLERPSDLPAGSAWPLALLEVRGEVYYPVAEFDAMNAAREEAGEPRFANPRNAASGALRQKDPAITASRPLRMVCHGMGATEGLSVRSHSEFLALIGQAGLPVAAETRTVGDLEGVWAFVEEWRERRHQPAYEIDGVVVKVDDHAHQRRLGSTSKAPRWAIAFKYPPEEQQTLLRDIQVNVGRTGKVTPFAVLEPVVVAGSTISLATLHNEDQARLKDVRRGDTVIVRKAGDVIPEVLGFVAALRPTEVEAAGAWQMPTTCPFCGSPIQRLEGEAASYCTNLDCPNRLLESLAHFASRGAMDIEGLGYETAKLLLDRKLVADLADIYHLEREPLLELERFGPKKVDNLLAGIEASKSRPLERLLVGLNIRHVGGNVARLLARHFTTMDALRDADEAAIAAVGGVGPVIAQAARGFFANPRNAALVDKLAAAGVRMDTEFVRGAATLEGRTIVLTGGLEGFTRDEAKQAIEDRGGKVTSSVSRKTSAVVVGADPGTKAAKAAELGVPMLDEVAFVRLLETGNLPAPA, encoded by the coding sequence TTGCGCTGCGAGGTGGCCGACGATCAGACACGCCGCAAGGTCGAGGCACTGCGCACCGAGATAGAGCAGCACCGCTACCGCTACTACATCCTCTCCGACCCCCACGTCACCGACGCCGAGTTCGACGCGCTCGTCCGTGAGCTCGCCGAGCTCGAGGCCCGCCATCCCGAGCTCGACCGTCCCGACTCGCCGACGCACAAGGTGGGTGCGCCGCCGAGTCCCGCGTTCGCGGCGGTCACGCATCGCCAGCCGATGCTCTCCCTCGACAACGCCTTCGACCGCGAAGAGCTCAGCGCATGGGTGGACCGCGTCACCCGCGGCCTGGAGGGGGTCACACCGGCGTTCGTCTGCGAGCTGAAGGTCGACGGCGTCGCAATCAGCCTCTCCTACGTCGACGGGCGCCTCGACCAGGCCGTTACCCGCGGTGACGGGCAGAGCGGCGAGGACGTCACCCCCCAGGTGCGCACGATCGCGGGTGTGCCCGCCTGGCTGGAGCGGCCGTCCGACCTCCCGGCCGGCTCCGCCTGGCCTCTGGCGCTGCTCGAGGTCCGTGGCGAGGTCTACTACCCCGTGGCGGAGTTCGATGCCATGAACGCCGCCCGCGAGGAGGCCGGCGAACCCCGCTTCGCCAACCCCCGTAACGCCGCCTCGGGTGCCCTGCGGCAGAAGGACCCCGCGATCACGGCCTCCCGGCCGCTGCGCATGGTGTGCCACGGAATGGGCGCTACCGAGGGCCTGTCGGTGCGCAGCCACAGCGAGTTCCTCGCGTTGATCGGCCAGGCCGGCCTTCCCGTCGCCGCGGAGACGCGCACGGTCGGCGACCTCGAGGGGGTGTGGGCGTTCGTCGAGGAGTGGCGGGAGCGCCGCCACCAGCCCGCCTACGAGATCGACGGGGTCGTCGTCAAGGTCGACGACCACGCCCATCAGCGGCGGCTCGGCTCGACGAGCAAGGCGCCCCGGTGGGCGATCGCGTTCAAGTACCCCCCGGAGGAGCAGCAGACGCTCCTGCGCGACATCCAGGTCAATGTCGGCCGCACCGGCAAGGTCACCCCGTTCGCGGTGCTCGAGCCGGTGGTGGTCGCCGGGTCGACGATCTCGCTCGCGACCCTGCACAACGAGGACCAGGCACGGCTGAAGGACGTCCGGCGCGGCGACACGGTGATCGTGCGCAAGGCCGGCGACGTCATCCCCGAGGTGCTCGGCTTCGTGGCCGCGCTGCGCCCGACGGAGGTCGAGGCCGCCGGTGCCTGGCAGATGCCGACGACGTGCCCGTTCTGCGGCTCACCGATCCAGCGGCTCGAGGGCGAGGCCGCCAGCTACTGCACGAACCTCGACTGTCCCAACCGCCTGCTGGAGTCGCTCGCGCACTTCGCCTCCCGTGGCGCCATGGACATCGAGGGCCTCGGGTACGAGACCGCGAAGCTGCTGCTCGACCGCAAGCTCGTCGCCGACCTCGCCGACATCTACCACCTCGAGCGGGAGCCGCTGCTCGAGCTCGAGCGCTTCGGGCCGAAGAAGGTCGACAACCTCCTGGCGGGCATCGAAGCGTCGAAGTCGCGCCCGCTCGAGCGCCTGCTGGTCGGCTTGAACATCCGCCATGTCGGGGGCAACGTCGCCCGCCTGCTCGCGCGCCACTTCACGACCATGGACGCGCTGCGCGACGCCGACGAGGCGGCGATCGCCGCGGTGGGCGGCGTGGGGCCCGTCATCGCCCAGGCAGCCCGGGGCTTCTTCGCGAATCCGCGCAACGCCGCGCTCGTCGACAAGCTCGCCGCCGCCGGGGTGCGCATGGACACCGAGTTCGTGCGTGGAGCGGCAACCCTCGAGGGCCGCACGATCGTGCTGACCGGCGGGCTCGAGGGCTTCACCCGCGACGAGGCCAAGCAGGCGATCGAGGACCGCGGCGGCAAGGTCACCTCGAGCGTGTCGAGGAAGACGAGCGCCGTCGTCGTCGGCGCCGATCCGGGCACAAAGGCCGCCAAGGCCGCCGAGCTCGGTGTGCCGATGCTCGACGAGGTGGCCTTCGTGCGGCTGCTGGAGACCGGCAACCTGCCCGCCCCCGCCTGA
- a CDS encoding NAD(P)/FAD-dependent oxidoreductase, with translation MTPHIVIVGAGFAGLTAARRLGRRGGGQVRVTLVDARNHHTFQPLLYQVATSVLQPQDVGHSVRGALQDVPGVGFRLGTVARVDWGDRRLHFADGGQLDFDRLVVAAGAVTADYGVAGVAEHAFALKGLGEAVALRNHVLRRFERASGAGPTATDGTLTFVVAGGGPTGVEVAGALAELIHRVLRRDHPDVDVDAARVVLVEQADAVLGGFAPVSQAYTIAKLERLGVEIRLGTGITEVAPGKVFFSDGDVLATDTVVWAAGVRAHPLAAALGVEQSRGGRIVTDRCLQVPDRPGVFAVGDIAAVPDGRGGLVPQLAPAAIQQGRHVADDLLRELGGQPLRVFRYRDKGVMATIGRNAAVAELPGRLRFRGRLAWVAWLVLHLYFLIGFRNRMSVLLHWTISYLTSERGARAVFTEEDPHARAA, from the coding sequence ATGACGCCGCACATCGTGATCGTCGGAGCCGGGTTCGCCGGCCTGACCGCCGCACGACGCCTCGGCAGGCGAGGGGGCGGCCAGGTTCGCGTGACACTCGTCGACGCCCGCAATCACCACACGTTCCAGCCGCTGCTCTACCAGGTGGCCACGTCGGTGCTGCAGCCGCAGGACGTCGGCCACAGCGTGCGGGGGGCCCTCCAGGACGTGCCCGGCGTCGGCTTCAGGCTCGGGACGGTCGCCCGCGTGGACTGGGGCGACCGCCGCCTGCACTTCGCCGACGGTGGGCAGCTCGACTTCGACCGCCTCGTCGTGGCTGCGGGCGCCGTCACCGCGGACTACGGGGTCGCGGGTGTGGCCGAGCACGCCTTCGCCCTCAAGGGCCTCGGCGAGGCGGTGGCGCTGCGCAACCACGTGCTGCGCCGGTTCGAGCGGGCGAGCGGGGCCGGCCCCACGGCGACTGACGGTACCTTGACGTTCGTCGTCGCCGGTGGCGGCCCGACCGGCGTCGAGGTCGCTGGGGCGCTCGCCGAGTTGATCCACCGCGTCCTGCGCCGTGACCACCCCGACGTCGACGTCGATGCCGCGCGGGTCGTGCTCGTCGAGCAGGCCGACGCGGTCCTCGGGGGGTTCGCCCCGGTCTCCCAGGCTTACACGATCGCGAAGCTGGAGCGCCTCGGCGTGGAGATCCGCCTCGGGACGGGCATCACCGAGGTCGCGCCGGGCAAGGTCTTCTTCAGTGACGGGGACGTGCTCGCGACCGACACGGTGGTGTGGGCCGCCGGCGTCCGCGCGCACCCGCTGGCCGCCGCCCTCGGGGTCGAGCAGAGCCGGGGCGGACGCATCGTGACCGACCGGTGCCTGCAGGTCCCCGATCGCCCCGGGGTCTTCGCCGTGGGCGACATCGCGGCGGTGCCCGACGGGCGGGGGGGCCTCGTGCCGCAGCTCGCGCCCGCCGCCATCCAGCAGGGCCGCCACGTCGCCGACGACCTGCTCCGCGAGCTGGGGGGGCAGCCACTCCGGGTGTTCCGCTACCGCGACAAGGGCGTCATGGCGACCATCGGGCGCAACGCCGCGGTGGCTGAGCTGCCAGGCCGGCTGCGGTTCCGCGGCCGGCTGGCCTGGGTCGCCTGGCTCGTCCTCCACCTCTACTTCCTCATCGGCTTCCGCAACCGCATGAGCGTCCTGCTCCACTGGACGATCAGCTACCTCACGTCCGAGCGTGGCGCGCGAGCGGTGTTCACCGAGGAGGATCCGCACGCGCGCGCGGCGTGA
- the mnmA gene encoding tRNA 2-thiouridine(34) synthase MnmA, with amino-acid sequence MRVLVAMSGGVDSSMTAALLVEQGHDLTGVHLKMAAAPTGPAGRTGKGCCTLDDARDARRVADRLAIPFYVWDLASAFTERVVEDFVTEYAAGRTPNPCIRCNERVKYTALLARARSVGFDALATGHHVRLRSDTDGRARLYRAADRGKDQTYVLYMATQQALAHTLWPVGEHTKAALRTMAAERGLPTATKPDSHDICFIPSGDLRSFLAPRLGERRGAFVGPNGAVLGFHDGAYRFTVGQRRGLGLGGQAEPLYVTAIHGSDVHVGPRSFLETHDLVAVNLSWVAGRPPPEGTALTAQVRYRGAALPAEAVELGGGRIRVTFPAERPVGVAPGQAVVLYDGDECLGGATIAHSPGGGTPEYATAPTWSGRKES; translated from the coding sequence ATGAGGGTGCTCGTGGCGATGTCGGGCGGAGTCGACTCGTCGATGACCGCCGCGCTGCTCGTCGAGCAGGGCCATGACCTCACCGGCGTGCACTTGAAGATGGCCGCTGCCCCGACAGGCCCGGCCGGGAGGACGGGCAAGGGCTGCTGCACGCTCGACGACGCCCGCGACGCCCGGCGCGTCGCCGACCGCCTCGCCATCCCGTTCTACGTCTGGGATCTCGCGTCCGCCTTCACCGAGCGGGTCGTCGAGGACTTCGTCACCGAGTACGCCGCGGGGCGCACCCCGAACCCCTGCATCCGCTGCAACGAGCGGGTGAAGTACACCGCCCTGCTCGCCCGCGCCCGGTCCGTCGGCTTCGACGCGCTCGCGACCGGCCACCACGTCCGGCTTCGCAGCGACACGGACGGCCGCGCACGCCTGTACCGCGCGGCGGACCGCGGCAAGGACCAGACCTACGTGCTCTACATGGCGACCCAGCAGGCGCTCGCCCACACCCTGTGGCCCGTGGGCGAGCACACGAAGGCGGCACTGCGGACCATGGCCGCCGAACGCGGGTTGCCGACGGCGACGAAGCCCGACAGCCACGACATCTGCTTCATCCCTTCGGGCGACCTGCGGAGCTTCCTCGCACCCCGCCTCGGCGAGCGCCGGGGCGCGTTCGTGGGTCCCAACGGCGCCGTGCTCGGCTTCCACGACGGCGCCTACCGCTTCACGGTCGGGCAGCGCCGCGGCCTCGGCCTCGGTGGTCAGGCCGAACCCCTCTACGTCACCGCCATCCACGGCAGCGACGTGCACGTCGGGCCCCGTTCGTTCCTGGAGACCCACGACCTCGTGGCCGTGAACCTCTCCTGGGTCGCCGGGCGTCCGCCGCCTGAGGGAACCGCACTGACCGCGCAGGTGCGCTACCGCGGGGCGGCGCTGCCCGCCGAGGCGGTCGAGCTCGGCGGTGGCCGCATCCGTGTGACGTTCCCCGCGGAGCGTCCCGTCGGGGTCGCCCCGGGCCAGGCCGTCGTGCTGTACGACGGCGACGAGTGCCTCGGCGGAGCGACCATCGCCCATTCGCCGGGCGGCGGCACCCCCGAGTACGCTACGGCACCAACCTGGTCGGGCCGGAAGGAGAGCTGA
- a CDS encoding DUF192 domain-containing protein encodes MRRCLIVLALTAAVVGGSVGSALATHVLRDVAHGSAHADAIHWAHAHGVVTGYPDGTYRPRATITRDQAASMFLRYDQLVDRKIASVRAGALPDHAPFSQSSVMLDPGGVHVPKPVYVADRDELRRRGLMGVRELPREGGMLFLFPADTRGGFWMKDTLIPLSIAYFDAGGRVLAIMDMEPCTADPCPSYDPGVAYRGALEVNRGRFEDLGLAGPGWRVDVPEQLRP; translated from the coding sequence GTGAGAAGATGTCTGATCGTCCTGGCCCTGACCGCAGCCGTCGTCGGCGGAAGCGTCGGATCGGCGCTCGCCACGCATGTCCTCCGCGACGTCGCCCACGGGAGCGCGCATGCCGATGCGATCCACTGGGCGCACGCGCACGGGGTCGTGACCGGGTACCCCGACGGGACGTATCGCCCGCGGGCCACGATCACGCGCGACCAGGCCGCATCGATGTTCCTCCGCTACGACCAGCTCGTCGACCGCAAGATCGCGAGCGTGCGCGCGGGAGCGCTGCCCGACCACGCACCGTTCAGCCAGAGCAGCGTCATGCTCGACCCCGGCGGCGTGCACGTGCCCAAGCCCGTCTACGTCGCCGACCGTGACGAGCTGCGGCGCCGTGGCCTCATGGGCGTGCGGGAGCTGCCACGGGAGGGGGGGATGCTCTTCCTGTTCCCGGCTGACACGCGGGGCGGGTTCTGGATGAAGGACACGCTTATCCCGCTTTCCATCGCCTACTTCGACGCGGGCGGGCGGGTGCTCGCCATCATGGACATGGAGCCCTGCACCGCCGACCCGTGCCCCAGCTACGACCCGGGGGTGGCCTACCGGGGGGCTCTCGAGGTGAACCGTGGGCGCTTCGAGGACCTCGGGCTCGCGGGTCCCGGCTGGCGCGTCGACGTGCCCGAGCAGCTACGGCCCTGA
- the fdxA gene encoding ferredoxin produces the protein MVYVIAEPCIDVKDKACVDECPVDCIYEGERMLYIHPTECIDCAACEPVCPVEAIAYEDDVPEEWQEFTAINAEFFGDEVTGLGDPGGAAQVGNTGKDHPKVAAWE, from the coding sequence ATGGTCTATGTGATCGCAGAGCCCTGCATCGACGTGAAGGACAAGGCCTGCGTTGACGAGTGTCCGGTTGACTGCATCTACGAGGGTGAGCGGATGCTCTACATCCACCCGACCGAGTGCATCGACTGCGCGGCCTGCGAGCCGGTCTGCCCCGTGGAGGCGATCGCCTACGAGGACGACGTGCCCGAGGAGTGGCAGGAGTTCACCGCGATCAACGCCGAGTTCTTCGGCGACGAGGTGACCGGCCTCGGTGACCCCGGCGGCGCGGCCCAGGTGGGCAACACCGGCAAGGACCACCCGAAGGTCGCCGCCTGGGAGTAG
- a CDS encoding isocitrate lyase/PEP mutase family protein, whose amino-acid sequence MNAGSPAQRIRDLLAAGTTVNMPGVYDALSARLASEGGFEVLFVSGYSVAASRLGMPDYGYLTQTEIVDTARAVCANTASPVIVDADTGYGNPLNAMHTARLLHRAGAGGLFLEDQEWPKKCGHFAGKRVVDRQEWLGKLRAVRDLRGEGVDLFVVARTDARAAVSLEEAIARAQAARDLGVDAVFVEAPETVDDLERVAREVEGVVRVANMIEGGRTPLLTPAELHDLGYDLIVTPLTGLFAAARALRDAYAVLRAKGTLRDDPDLVVSFEGFADVVDLAGHRDLERRYA is encoded by the coding sequence ATGAACGCAGGCAGCCCGGCGCAGCGCATCCGCGACCTGCTCGCCGCCGGCACGACGGTGAACATGCCGGGGGTGTACGACGCGCTGTCGGCCCGCCTGGCGTCGGAGGGCGGGTTCGAGGTGCTGTTCGTCTCCGGCTACTCCGTGGCGGCGTCGCGTCTTGGCATGCCCGACTACGGCTACCTCACCCAGACCGAGATCGTGGACACCGCGCGGGCGGTCTGCGCGAACACGGCGAGCCCGGTCATCGTGGACGCCGACACGGGCTACGGGAACCCGCTGAACGCGATGCACACGGCGCGGCTGCTGCACCGGGCCGGGGCCGGGGGGTTGTTCCTCGAGGATCAGGAGTGGCCGAAGAAGTGCGGACACTTCGCCGGCAAGCGGGTCGTCGACCGGCAGGAGTGGCTCGGCAAGCTTCGCGCGGTGCGCGACCTCCGCGGAGAAGGCGTCGACCTCTTCGTCGTCGCGCGCACCGACGCGCGGGCGGCAGTGTCGCTCGAGGAGGCCATCGCCCGCGCCCAGGCCGCACGTGACCTCGGGGTCGACGCAGTTTTCGTCGAGGCGCCCGAGACGGTCGACGACCTCGAGCGGGTCGCCCGCGAGGTGGAGGGGGTCGTCCGAGTCGCGAACATGATCGAGGGGGGACGCACGCCGCTGCTCACGCCCGCCGAGCTGCACGACCTCGGCTACGACCTCATCGTCACGCCGCTGACCGGGCTGTTCGCCGCCGCCCGCGCCCTGCGCGACGCGTACGCCGTCCTGCGCGCCAAAGGCACGCTGCGCGACGACCCCGACCTTGTCGTGTCCTTCGAGGGGTTCGCCGACGTCGTCGACCTCGCCGGCCACCGCGACCTCGAACGCCGCTACGCCTGA
- a CDS encoding cell wall-binding repeat-containing protein, which yields MVRSRRSRIAALAVTALAASLLGAPAAGAGEPPADEVDAPAPGAAHPLDDPSEPEGVHSFAAPPTATLSASSGGWRRPAVEPLAGRDRYATAVTVSRTGWPGTAPAAVLATGEDYPDALAAATLAGTTGGPLLLTPTTSLHPATADELRRLQPRTVYVVGRVADAVEATVAGLGLPTERIRGEGRYDTAFAIAQRAAELGADTSTVLVASGQGFADALAATPLAAAFRYPILLSPKDNGHARLAEQVTALGARRTWVVGGAGALPDPAVAGLPALERLAGPERTATAAAVATRGRALGLTGPPVVVGATNFPDGLTGGVYAGAARRAPLLATGRAQLAGPLMQWLAAHGPAHVTPIGGAAAIGPVAMCQLHEGAARPWRCIEEELARQGYNTGPIDGHIDGQSVWAVYAFQKVAGLPVNGQFAEREWGAMLGRPELPVRRPDLGPNHIEIDLARQLVLLVRDGRVAHAFHTSSGKPSTPTVLGTFSVYEKRNTRQANHMYRSMFFFRGYAIHGYPSIPLYPASNGCLRLYDGDADFVFPRVGMGERVAVF from the coding sequence ATGGTCCGGAGCCGACGCAGCCGGATTGCGGCACTGGCGGTCACCGCCCTCGCGGCGAGCCTGCTCGGTGCACCCGCCGCCGGCGCCGGCGAGCCCCCTGCTGACGAAGTCGATGCGCCCGCCCCCGGCGCGGCGCACCCCCTCGACGACCCGTCCGAGCCTGAGGGCGTCCACTCGTTCGCGGCGCCGCCCACCGCGACCCTCTCCGCATCGTCGGGCGGATGGCGCCGGCCTGCCGTCGAGCCCCTGGCCGGCAGGGACCGTTACGCGACCGCGGTCACGGTCAGCCGTACCGGGTGGCCGGGGACGGCACCGGCGGCGGTGCTCGCCACCGGAGAGGACTACCCCGACGCGCTCGCCGCCGCGACCCTCGCCGGGACCACGGGAGGGCCGCTGCTCCTGACGCCGACGACGTCGCTGCACCCGGCCACGGCCGACGAGCTGCGCCGGCTGCAGCCCCGCACGGTGTACGTCGTCGGGCGGGTGGCCGACGCGGTGGAGGCGACGGTGGCAGGCCTCGGGCTTCCCACCGAACGCATCCGCGGCGAGGGCCGCTACGACACCGCCTTCGCGATCGCCCAGCGCGCGGCCGAGCTCGGCGCGGACACCTCCACGGTGCTCGTCGCGAGCGGGCAGGGCTTCGCCGACGCCCTGGCGGCCACCCCGCTCGCCGCGGCGTTCCGCTACCCGATCCTGCTGTCACCCAAGGACAACGGCCACGCCCGGCTGGCCGAGCAGGTCACCGCGCTCGGGGCACGCAGGACGTGGGTGGTAGGCGGGGCCGGCGCGCTGCCCGACCCCGCCGTCGCCGGCCTGCCCGCGCTCGAGCGGCTCGCCGGGCCCGAGCGCACGGCGACCGCCGCGGCCGTGGCGACTCGCGGGCGGGCGCTGGGGCTCACCGGCCCGCCGGTCGTCGTCGGTGCGACGAACTTCCCCGACGGTCTCACCGGGGGTGTCTACGCCGGCGCGGCGCGACGTGCGCCGCTCCTCGCGACCGGTCGGGCGCAGCTCGCCGGGCCCCTCATGCAGTGGCTGGCGGCCCACGGTCCGGCGCACGTCACGCCGATCGGCGGCGCTGCCGCGATCGGCCCCGTGGCCATGTGCCAGCTACACGAGGGAGCCGCACGCCCGTGGCGCTGCATCGAGGAGGAGCTGGCCCGTCAGGGGTACAACACCGGCCCGATCGACGGGCACATCGACGGCCAGAGTGTCTGGGCGGTGTACGCCTTCCAGAAGGTCGCCGGCCTGCCGGTGAACGGGCAGTTCGCCGAGCGGGAGTGGGGCGCGATGCTCGGGCGCCCCGAGCTGCCCGTGCGCCGCCCGGACCTCGGACCGAACCACATCGAGATCGACCTCGCCCGCCAGCTCGTGCTGCTCGTGCGCGACGGGCGGGTCGCGCACGCCTTCCACACCTCGAGCGGCAAGCCATCGACGCCGACGGTGCTCGGCACCTTTTCGGTGTACGAGAAGCGCAACACCCGCCAGGCGAACCACATGTACCGGTCGATGTTCTTCTTCCGCGGATACGCCATCCACGGCTACCCGTCCATCCCGCTGTACCCCGCGAGCAACGGCTGCCTGCGCCTGTACGACGGGGACGCCGACTTCGTCTTCCCGCGGGTCGGGATGGGCGAGCGCGTCGCGGTCTTTTGA
- a CDS encoding GNAT family N-acetyltransferase yields MTVIQSLRPSDLDEVALQIARLQEDPEHHVGYLSLGAEAIAEELAALPGGPAAAIVAVGGGRPVGLLAAEHSDDPPRVWWHGPFVWAGAEWRAVADRLYTSARRRLPRHVREEELNPDDRSVRLADFAHAHGFQPERASAVLVLEQPAAVAGGGDAVAATDADVADLARLHDDLFPASPTPGARLLATDHPDRTVLVVRRAGRLAGYVVVERQAEDQGYIDFVGVRPDLRRRGIGRTLVAGGVAWLHKRGCTTVSLTVRETLRAARALYESTGFVEERVLRPWRKGFAVHPAEEG; encoded by the coding sequence GTGACGGTTATCCAGAGCCTTCGTCCGAGCGATCTCGACGAGGTCGCCCTGCAGATCGCCCGGCTCCAGGAGGATCCCGAGCATCATGTCGGCTATCTGTCCCTCGGCGCGGAGGCGATCGCGGAGGAGCTCGCCGCGCTGCCCGGAGGGCCGGCGGCGGCGATCGTCGCGGTCGGCGGTGGGCGCCCGGTCGGGCTCCTCGCCGCCGAGCACAGCGACGACCCGCCGCGGGTCTGGTGGCACGGGCCCTTCGTGTGGGCGGGTGCCGAGTGGCGCGCCGTGGCCGACCGCCTCTACACCTCCGCGCGCCGGCGCCTGCCCCGGCACGTGCGCGAGGAGGAGCTCAACCCCGACGACCGCAGCGTTCGGCTCGCCGACTTCGCGCACGCGCACGGTTTCCAGCCCGAGCGGGCGTCCGCCGTGCTCGTGCTCGAGCAACCGGCCGCGGTGGCGGGGGGCGGCGACGCCGTCGCGGCCACCGACGCCGACGTCGCCGACCTCGCGAGGCTCCACGACGACCTCTTTCCCGCCTCGCCCACGCCCGGGGCCCGCCTGCTCGCCACCGACCACCCCGACCGCACCGTGCTCGTCGTCCGCAGGGCCGGACGCCTCGCCGGCTACGTCGTCGTGGAACGGCAGGCCGAGGACCAGGGCTACATCGACTTCGTGGGCGTCCGGCCCGACCTGCGCCGCCGTGGGATCGGCCGGACGCTCGTCGCCGGCGGCGTCGCCTGGCTGCACAAGCGGGGCTGCACGACGGTCAGCCTCACCGTCCGCGAGACGCTGCGGGCGGCCCGGGCGCTGTACGAGTCGACCGGATTCGTCGAGGAGCGCGTGCTGCGCCCGTGGCGCAAGGGCTTCGCGGTGCACCCCGCCGAGGAGGGGTGA